The Canis lupus baileyi chromosome 11, mCanLup2.hap1, whole genome shotgun sequence genome includes a window with the following:
- the DYRK2 gene encoding dual specificity tyrosine-phosphorylation-regulated kinase 2 isoform X3, giving the protein MFHTLDRTQLGGSKHTMNDHLHVGSHSHGQIQVQQLFEDNSNKRTVLTTQPNGLTTVGKAGLPVVPERQLESIHRRQGSSTSLKSMEGMGKVKATPMTPEQAMKQYMQKLTTFEHHEIFSYPEIYFLGPNAKKRQGMTGGPNNGGYDDDQGSYVQVPHDHVAYRYEVLKVIGKGSFGQVVKAYDHKVHQHVALKMVRNEKRFHRQAAEEIRILEHLRKQDKDNTMNVIHMLENFTFRNHICMTFELLSMNLYELIKKNKFQGFSLPLVRKFAHSILQCLDALHKNRIIHCDLKPENILLKQQGRSGIKVIDFGSSCYEHQRVYTYIQSRFYRAPEVILGARYGMPIDMWSLGCILAELLTGYPLLPGEDEGDQLACMIELLGMPSQKLLDASKRAKNFVSSKGYPRYCTVTTLSDGSVVLNGGRSRRGKLRGPPESREWGNALKGCDDPLFLDFLKQCLEWDPAVRMTPGQALRHPWLRRRLPKPPTGEKTSVKRITESTGAITSISKLPPPSSSASKLRTNLAQMTDANGNIQQRTVLPKLVS; this is encoded by the coding sequence CTTGGCGGCAGTAAGCACACAATGAATGATCACTTACACGTCGGCAGCCACAGCCACGGACAGATCCAGGTTCAGCAGCTGTTTGAGGATAATAGTAACAAGCGGACAGTGCTCACGACACAACCAAATGGGCTTACAACAGTGGGTAAAGCGGGATTGCCGGTGGTGCCCGAGCGGCAGCTGGAGAGCATCCACAGACGGCAGGGGAGCTCCACGTCTCTGAAGTCTATGGAAGGCATGGGGAAGGTGAAAGCCACCCCCATGACACCCGAACAAGCAATGAAGCAATACATGCAAAAACTAACCACCTTTGAACACCACGAGATTTTCAGCTACCCTGAAATATATTTCTTGGGTCCAAATGCAAAGAAGCGCCAGGGCATGACAGGTGGGCCCAACAACGGGGGCTACGACGATGACCAGGGATCCTACGTGCAGGTGCCCCACGATCACGTGGCTTACAGGTACGAGGTCCTCAAGGTCATTGGGAAGGGCAGCTTTGGGCAGGTGGTCAAGGCCTACGACCACAAAGTCCACCAGCACGTGGCCCTGAAGATGGTGCGGAATGAGAAGCGGTTCCACCGGCAGGCAGCGGAGGAGATCCGGATCCTGGAGCACCTGCGGAAGCAGGACAAGGACAACACCATGAACGTCATCCACATGCTGGAGAACTTCACCTTCCGGAACCACATCTGCATGACGTTCGAGCTGCTGAGCATGAACCTCTACGAGCTCATCAAGAAGAATAAGTTCCAGGGCTTCAGCCTGCCTTTGGTTCGCAAGTTTGCCCACTCCATTCTGCAGTGCTTGGATGCTTTGCACAAGAACAGAATAATTCACTGTGACCTTAAGCCCGAGAACATTTTATTAAAGCAGCAGGGTAGAAGTGGTATTAAAGTGATCGATTTTGGCTCCAGTTGTTACGAGCATCAGCGCGTCTACACGTACATTCAGTCCCGTTTCTACCGGGCTCCGGAAGTGATCCTGGGCGCCAGGTACGGCATGCCCATCGATATGTGGAGCCTGGGTTGCATTTTAGCCGAGCTCCTGACTGGTTACCCGCTCTTGCCTGGGGAAGACGAAGGGGACCAGCTGGCTTGTATGATTGAACTATTGGGCATGCCCTCCCAGAAACTGCTGGATGCATCCAAACGAGCCAAAAATTTTGTGAGCTCCAAGGGTTATCCCCGTTACTGCACTGTCACGACACTCTCAGACGGCTCTGTGGTTCTCAACGGAGGCCGTTCCCGGAGGGGGAAACTGAGGGGCCCACCAGAGAGCCGGGAGTGGGGGAATGCACTGAAGGGGTGTGACGATCCCCTTTTCCTGGACTTCTTAAAACAGTGTTTAGAATGGGATCCTGCGGTTCGCATGACCCCTGGCCAGGCTTTACGGCATCCCTGGCTGCGGAGGCGGCTGCCAAAGCCTCCGACAGGGGAGAAGACGTCCGTGAAAAGGATAACCGAGAGCACTGGTGCTATCACATCCATTTCCAAGTTACCTCCACCTTCCAGCTCAGCTTCCAAACTGAGGACTAATTTGGCACAGATGACAGATGCCAATGGGAATATTCAGCAGAGGACAGTGTTGCCAAAACTTGTCAGCTGA
- the DYRK2 gene encoding dual specificity tyrosine-phosphorylation-regulated kinase 2 isoform X2 encodes MYLFSARRDRPWKLGGSKHTMNDHLHVGSHSHGQIQVQQLFEDNSNKRTVLTTQPNGLTTVGKAGLPVVPERQLESIHRRQGSSTSLKSMEGMGKVKATPMTPEQAMKQYMQKLTTFEHHEIFSYPEIYFLGPNAKKRQGMTGGPNNGGYDDDQGSYVQVPHDHVAYRYEVLKVIGKGSFGQVVKAYDHKVHQHVALKMVRNEKRFHRQAAEEIRILEHLRKQDKDNTMNVIHMLENFTFRNHICMTFELLSMNLYELIKKNKFQGFSLPLVRKFAHSILQCLDALHKNRIIHCDLKPENILLKQQGRSGIKVIDFGSSCYEHQRVYTYIQSRFYRAPEVILGARYGMPIDMWSLGCILAELLTGYPLLPGEDEGDQLACMIELLGMPSQKLLDASKRAKNFVSSKGYPRYCTVTTLSDGSVVLNGGRSRRGKLRGPPESREWGNALKGCDDPLFLDFLKQCLEWDPAVRMTPGQALRHPWLRRRLPKPPTGEKTSVKRITESTGAITSISKLPPPSSSASKLRTNLAQMTDANGNIQQRTVLPKLVS; translated from the coding sequence CTTGGCGGCAGTAAGCACACAATGAATGATCACTTACACGTCGGCAGCCACAGCCACGGACAGATCCAGGTTCAGCAGCTGTTTGAGGATAATAGTAACAAGCGGACAGTGCTCACGACACAACCAAATGGGCTTACAACAGTGGGTAAAGCGGGATTGCCGGTGGTGCCCGAGCGGCAGCTGGAGAGCATCCACAGACGGCAGGGGAGCTCCACGTCTCTGAAGTCTATGGAAGGCATGGGGAAGGTGAAAGCCACCCCCATGACACCCGAACAAGCAATGAAGCAATACATGCAAAAACTAACCACCTTTGAACACCACGAGATTTTCAGCTACCCTGAAATATATTTCTTGGGTCCAAATGCAAAGAAGCGCCAGGGCATGACAGGTGGGCCCAACAACGGGGGCTACGACGATGACCAGGGATCCTACGTGCAGGTGCCCCACGATCACGTGGCTTACAGGTACGAGGTCCTCAAGGTCATTGGGAAGGGCAGCTTTGGGCAGGTGGTCAAGGCCTACGACCACAAAGTCCACCAGCACGTGGCCCTGAAGATGGTGCGGAATGAGAAGCGGTTCCACCGGCAGGCAGCGGAGGAGATCCGGATCCTGGAGCACCTGCGGAAGCAGGACAAGGACAACACCATGAACGTCATCCACATGCTGGAGAACTTCACCTTCCGGAACCACATCTGCATGACGTTCGAGCTGCTGAGCATGAACCTCTACGAGCTCATCAAGAAGAATAAGTTCCAGGGCTTCAGCCTGCCTTTGGTTCGCAAGTTTGCCCACTCCATTCTGCAGTGCTTGGATGCTTTGCACAAGAACAGAATAATTCACTGTGACCTTAAGCCCGAGAACATTTTATTAAAGCAGCAGGGTAGAAGTGGTATTAAAGTGATCGATTTTGGCTCCAGTTGTTACGAGCATCAGCGCGTCTACACGTACATTCAGTCCCGTTTCTACCGGGCTCCGGAAGTGATCCTGGGCGCCAGGTACGGCATGCCCATCGATATGTGGAGCCTGGGTTGCATTTTAGCCGAGCTCCTGACTGGTTACCCGCTCTTGCCTGGGGAAGACGAAGGGGACCAGCTGGCTTGTATGATTGAACTATTGGGCATGCCCTCCCAGAAACTGCTGGATGCATCCAAACGAGCCAAAAATTTTGTGAGCTCCAAGGGTTATCCCCGTTACTGCACTGTCACGACACTCTCAGACGGCTCTGTGGTTCTCAACGGAGGCCGTTCCCGGAGGGGGAAACTGAGGGGCCCACCAGAGAGCCGGGAGTGGGGGAATGCACTGAAGGGGTGTGACGATCCCCTTTTCCTGGACTTCTTAAAACAGTGTTTAGAATGGGATCCTGCGGTTCGCATGACCCCTGGCCAGGCTTTACGGCATCCCTGGCTGCGGAGGCGGCTGCCAAAGCCTCCGACAGGGGAGAAGACGTCCGTGAAAAGGATAACCGAGAGCACTGGTGCTATCACATCCATTTCCAAGTTACCTCCACCTTCCAGCTCAGCTTCCAAACTGAGGACTAATTTGGCACAGATGACAGATGCCAATGGGAATATTCAGCAGAGGACAGTGTTGCCAAAACTTGTCAGCTGA
- the DYRK2 gene encoding dual specificity tyrosine-phosphorylation-regulated kinase 2 isoform X4, producing MNDHLHVGSHSHGQIQVQQLFEDNSNKRTVLTTQPNGLTTVGKAGLPVVPERQLESIHRRQGSSTSLKSMEGMGKVKATPMTPEQAMKQYMQKLTTFEHHEIFSYPEIYFLGPNAKKRQGMTGGPNNGGYDDDQGSYVQVPHDHVAYRYEVLKVIGKGSFGQVVKAYDHKVHQHVALKMVRNEKRFHRQAAEEIRILEHLRKQDKDNTMNVIHMLENFTFRNHICMTFELLSMNLYELIKKNKFQGFSLPLVRKFAHSILQCLDALHKNRIIHCDLKPENILLKQQGRSGIKVIDFGSSCYEHQRVYTYIQSRFYRAPEVILGARYGMPIDMWSLGCILAELLTGYPLLPGEDEGDQLACMIELLGMPSQKLLDASKRAKNFVSSKGYPRYCTVTTLSDGSVVLNGGRSRRGKLRGPPESREWGNALKGCDDPLFLDFLKQCLEWDPAVRMTPGQALRHPWLRRRLPKPPTGEKTSVKRITESTGAITSISKLPPPSSSASKLRTNLAQMTDANGNIQQRTVLPKLVS from the coding sequence ATGAATGATCACTTACACGTCGGCAGCCACAGCCACGGACAGATCCAGGTTCAGCAGCTGTTTGAGGATAATAGTAACAAGCGGACAGTGCTCACGACACAACCAAATGGGCTTACAACAGTGGGTAAAGCGGGATTGCCGGTGGTGCCCGAGCGGCAGCTGGAGAGCATCCACAGACGGCAGGGGAGCTCCACGTCTCTGAAGTCTATGGAAGGCATGGGGAAGGTGAAAGCCACCCCCATGACACCCGAACAAGCAATGAAGCAATACATGCAAAAACTAACCACCTTTGAACACCACGAGATTTTCAGCTACCCTGAAATATATTTCTTGGGTCCAAATGCAAAGAAGCGCCAGGGCATGACAGGTGGGCCCAACAACGGGGGCTACGACGATGACCAGGGATCCTACGTGCAGGTGCCCCACGATCACGTGGCTTACAGGTACGAGGTCCTCAAGGTCATTGGGAAGGGCAGCTTTGGGCAGGTGGTCAAGGCCTACGACCACAAAGTCCACCAGCACGTGGCCCTGAAGATGGTGCGGAATGAGAAGCGGTTCCACCGGCAGGCAGCGGAGGAGATCCGGATCCTGGAGCACCTGCGGAAGCAGGACAAGGACAACACCATGAACGTCATCCACATGCTGGAGAACTTCACCTTCCGGAACCACATCTGCATGACGTTCGAGCTGCTGAGCATGAACCTCTACGAGCTCATCAAGAAGAATAAGTTCCAGGGCTTCAGCCTGCCTTTGGTTCGCAAGTTTGCCCACTCCATTCTGCAGTGCTTGGATGCTTTGCACAAGAACAGAATAATTCACTGTGACCTTAAGCCCGAGAACATTTTATTAAAGCAGCAGGGTAGAAGTGGTATTAAAGTGATCGATTTTGGCTCCAGTTGTTACGAGCATCAGCGCGTCTACACGTACATTCAGTCCCGTTTCTACCGGGCTCCGGAAGTGATCCTGGGCGCCAGGTACGGCATGCCCATCGATATGTGGAGCCTGGGTTGCATTTTAGCCGAGCTCCTGACTGGTTACCCGCTCTTGCCTGGGGAAGACGAAGGGGACCAGCTGGCTTGTATGATTGAACTATTGGGCATGCCCTCCCAGAAACTGCTGGATGCATCCAAACGAGCCAAAAATTTTGTGAGCTCCAAGGGTTATCCCCGTTACTGCACTGTCACGACACTCTCAGACGGCTCTGTGGTTCTCAACGGAGGCCGTTCCCGGAGGGGGAAACTGAGGGGCCCACCAGAGAGCCGGGAGTGGGGGAATGCACTGAAGGGGTGTGACGATCCCCTTTTCCTGGACTTCTTAAAACAGTGTTTAGAATGGGATCCTGCGGTTCGCATGACCCCTGGCCAGGCTTTACGGCATCCCTGGCTGCGGAGGCGGCTGCCAAAGCCTCCGACAGGGGAGAAGACGTCCGTGAAAAGGATAACCGAGAGCACTGGTGCTATCACATCCATTTCCAAGTTACCTCCACCTTCCAGCTCAGCTTCCAAACTGAGGACTAATTTGGCACAGATGACAGATGCCAATGGGAATATTCAGCAGAGGACAGTGTTGCCAAAACTTGTCAGCTGA